ACAATCCCATTTTTTCTCCGCGTCGTCTTCGACTGGCATCTCTACCAGctcctcttcgtcgtcatcttcCTCTTGGAACTTTAGGACGCTGTTCTAAGGAAAGGCAGAATATAAGGCATAAGAGAACACCAATGTGACTTCCGATGGCTCTCCACTGCTTGCTTACCGCTCCTTAATCCattccttttccttcgccaaGTCAAACTGGTCATCGTTTTCTCGTTGGTACGCTTCCGCGTACTGTAGCAGCACATCGTCGTTCACCTCTACGTGTCCCTCTATTTCCTCACAGTCCAGTGCGCCTACTTCCGGGTCGTCGTACTGTTCGTAGAACTTTTCGAACCGATCATCGAGCAGTGTTAGCTGCTCATTACGACGAATCACACTGCTCGACATAGAGTACTCGGTGAAGCGCGATTTCGTTTCCTCTCTTCCGAACGTATCACCCAGCGGGCCAAGGCGGTCCTGTTCTTCGTCGAAATAATCGCCATCCATTGGGCCCTCAGAATCGTATTCATCCTCATCTTCATCGACTGCTTCGAGATAGCCGTCAGTGCCGCCTTCTTGCATTGCCAGATCCATGAAGTTGTCCTCCAGTTCGTTATCGGGGttatcgaaatcgaaatcttCATCCAAGGCAGCAACAACGTCCGGGTCCCAATCGGGGCGCGGGCCCGGGCGAGCGTTGGCAGCCTTTTTCATGATACCCTCTTTCTCTTCGTACTCCGACGCGAACACCGAACTGGGTAGCTTAATGCTGACATTTTTCGCTCCGGGCTGCTCTTTCGTCGCTTTCGTATCGATCGGTTCCCAGAACACCTCATTACGGCCCGGCTCACGCAGATGTTGCAGGTAGTTGTAGTCATCGTCGTAGTAGATACCAAACTTTGCCTGTTCTGTTTTGCGCTTCGTAGGATCAATCTGGCAAAACAATACGTGCGGTGAGCCACCCATTTCAGTTTAACGTGCAACCAATCCACTCACCTTTACTCCGGAGGTTGACTGTCTCTTGATTCCTCCGGCCAGGTTCGCATACTTCTCGGGTATGCGAACAGGCAGCAACACATTTTGTGGTGCCGATTCGTCTACATAAAGCGGATCCTGCTGGCTACGGTTCACCAACCGGAACGTAACGGCATTCTTTTTGTCGATAAACTTTTTCTTCGGCTGTGCGAACGAAAGAGAGTTTGCAGGTTAGGGCACCATACAAATGCTGCGTAGAAATGGATGTTCTTTCAAGTGATCCGCTTGTAAAGTGACTCACCATAGTTCAGTTTGttactatttttattttgcaagGGAAAAACGACTCGTGAAGACTAAATACACCGTGAAAAGCGTTTCGAAAGGGTAAAATGGAAACACCCGTGCTTATGCTCAGCACCAGTTGTTTTGGAAAAGGAAAGACCAAACTGACAGTTGGACGTAAAATGTCAATAAATGAATCAGAATGAATATATCCTCTTTTTTCACCGGGCGCCGAAAATTTTATCCTCCCATTTTTGTCCCTTGCAATACAAATCGCAGATAGCTTTGATGCTAATATTTCAGTTTACTAACTTATGTACAACAATGCAAACACAGCGCGATAAAAAGTAGCAACGCCACAAATAAAGGGCGACTCGTTCAGGACAGCTTGTGCTCCTTTTTCTCCATTGCTTCAAGTTCCTTCATCAGCTCGTTATCGTGCTGCTCTCGCACTTTGCGAATGCACTTTTCTATCTGctcgcggtgctgctggtttTCCGGTGGGTAAATCTGTCGTTTCGTGTCCGTAACCCACTTCTCGAAGTACTCGGGCTGATTGAACCAATGGAACATTGCGACCGGGAACGTCATGTACAGAGCCATTTTGCCTATCTCCAGCGCCCACCCGCCCATGTTGTTTTGCTGCAAACAGTGAACAAATTAACACGAATTGCGAAATAGGTTTGCTTGCGATCTTACATAAATGTGTTTTTCGCTTGCCGTTTCCTACGAGAAATacttaaaacaacaacagcgactGCACTAGCctgcgtttgtttacatctgcCTGACAGCAGCAGACGGTGTGCATCAGTTTTGTCAGTGAAACGCACGTGCCGAACTCTTTGGCCGGTCTTCgaacaaacaaagcaaaccATGGGCGGTAATTCGAGGAAATTCAAGAAGGCCGAAAAGTCCAAAATCAAGCTCAAAGGAGCAAAACTACCGAAGGGCACGAACGTGACCAAAACCAATTTCAAGGTCCGCAAGATCGTGTTACCAGATCAGTTGAAGCAGCGAAATCTCACGCAGGCCAGCGTACTATCGAGCAAAAGCCTTACGCTCAAAGACTGCCTCGCGAAACTGCGGCAAAATCATGCGTCGGCTAAAACGGAAGGTCTTCGCGGGATTCGTGAAATCCTCGGAAAAATGCCCTCCGAGGTGCAGACCATGCTGAGCAACGTGCTGAAGGATGTGGCCGGACTGGCGATCGACGTGGAGCACGAAGTTCGGCGGGATTGCTACAAAACGCTTGGCTGTATTCTGGCTTCCAGCGGGCCATCGGGTTTGGCGCCGTTTTTCGATCTGCTTTTGTCGTTCCTGCGGTGCGCCATGACTCACATTCAGCCGCGCATCCAGGAGGATTCATTGCTGTTGCTCGATGTGCTGCTGCAGTACGCCCCGGCGTTGATACTGGCCAATAGGGATAAAATATTGCCCCCATTTTTGGACATGATCTCGAAGCTGAAGGCGGAAAGTAAGCCTGGCCGGACACTAACCATTACTCTCAACAAACAGTCGACTAGCACCGGATGGCGCGCTAAGGTGTTGATGCGTTTGTCCGGCATACTGAAGATCCTTCTCGAAAGCCAAACGATCAAGGAAGCCAAGCCGGCAGAATCCAGCGATCCGTTGACAGAAGCGGCAGCAGGTGGTGCTGGCATGGAGAATCCGTGAGAGACCCGtgaaaaaattcaaaccctAAAATCATACCATAAatgcttcatttttatgttcttcAGATTCGCACCGAGTGTGGCCGAACACCAACCGCAGACAAAGCACCAGATTAAACACATTTATGATACGGAACGGCGCATGTTTCTGCCACTCATCCAGAGACACCTAATGGAGACGTGTCCACTCGATCTTCTGTTCCGAAAATCGACCTCAACGGAGGGTAGACTTTCGCTGAGCGATCGGGTCGACGATGGCCGGAAACTGAAGCTGTACGTCGAAATGTTGGTGCCTCTTTTGATCGAATCTTGGTTAGAAGTGCGTCCCTCGGGGGTCAACAAACAGGTCGTCAAAGAGCATAGCCTTTCCCAGGAGGCGGCATCCACGTTGGACCTTCTACTCACCATCTATCTACAGCTTTGGCAGCTGACGGTGCAGTACTGCACAGAAACGAACAACGACGACATGAAACGATGGTTCCGGGAGCAGTACAGTGCCGATTTTTGCAGTCACATGTTGCAAGGCTTTCCTTACTACCAGTCGGGCGGTAAGGGACAAAATCAGGCGAAAAAGCCTCGGACCGCTGCCGACGTTCCAGGCGAACGGGTGGTGGATGATAACTGTTATCGGCAGAATTTCAACATTTGCTACTTCTACTGCTGCCTGCACGAGCAGAATcgtggcgagaagaaaaagaaggccGATCCGGGCTACGGCCGGATAGTGGAGTACGTGAAGCGGTGCGTGATGAACTGGAAGTTTCGCGGGACGGAGGCCACCAACCTGATGCTGCAGGTGTTACGCTTCATGTTGCTGGAAAAAAGGGGTCACTTCGTGAACGAGGAATCCCGGGCGTTACTGAAAACTTTGATGGAAGTGTACATCAGGTCCCGGCTGCCGCAGGACATTCGCAACCGCATCCTGGTGCTGTTCTGTGACATTATCGTGCGCAGCGACACTCTCTGTCGGCAGTACGGTGAGGACCTGTTTACGCTGTGGCTTAAGATGCTGCCCAATCTGCTGTGCAAACCGACAATTGATATGACCGTGCTACGGGCGCTACTTTGCCTGGCCCAGCGTAACAAGGAAGCCTTCCTGGACGTGCTGGAAGCGAATGCGAAAGAAATCATTAGCAACGCTGATGCTATACGGGTCACGAACGAGGGCGAGCCGGGCGAGGGTTTCGAGTTGATTTGTAGTTTACTTTTCTATATTAGAAGTCGCGGTTTGCTCAAGGAACTCATCGGTACCGGCTGCAACGGAGTTGAAAACCCGTTGCAACGGAAAAGGTTACACGATACATTGCAAATGAGACTAGACATTTTAATGTAAAAAGTATATAAGAATGTGCACgaataaatattgataaagCAAGTTTACTTCTGTTAAGAATTATACATTTCAAAGGCGATGAAGCAATTAGAACCAGAAGTGACTACAACTTACACTACGTACGTGAGTAAGTAAATAATTAGCGATAAATGCATCCTGATCATTAcaatgatgattgatgataattcgttgttcgaaatcattatttaaaatcataCAAACTTTTGACACATACTGTAATTGTGTTTTGACGTTTACCgttcggttttatttatttctcgcTGTTGTTGACAACTTGTTTGCgtcttttggtttttttggtcCGAAGCGTGTAAGTGGTTGTTTTGCGCTAATTTTCTGTGGTGGGTGACTCGGCCGCTACCTGTACGATGAACTTAGAATTACTTGGTAAGAAGAAAATACTTGGCCAAAGGCTAAGTCTCAAGTCTAAAGTTTAGCTTGATTCACGCGTTCACCTTCACTTTCAGAATCCTTTGGCCAGAATTACCCGGAAGAGTTCGATGGGTCGCTCGACTGCATCTCGCTGGCTGTTACCTGTGCATTCAATAAGTACGGCACGCTGCTGGCGGTTGGCTGCAACGATGGACGAGTCGTGATTTGGGATTTCCTCACACGCGGAATCGCGAAAATTATCTCAACCCACGTACACCCCGTATGTAGCTTGTGCTGGTCTCGAAACGGCCACAAGTTACTGTCCGCGTCGACGGATAACAATGTGTGCATCTGGGACGTGCTGAGCGGTGACTGCGAGCAAAAGTATCGCTTTCCGTCGCCCATCCTGAAGGTTCAGTTTCATCCACGGGACGACAACAAGTTTCTCGTTTGTCCGATGCGCTACGCGGCTATACTGGTGGTCGTTGGCGGTAAACACGAGTGTCTTCCCTTGGATAACGACGTAAGTAGCTAGTTTGACCAGCTAATGTGGTCCAGTCTTTCATCCTTCGCGATGGTCACACTTTTCACAGGGTGACTTGAACATCGTCGCCGCCTTCGATCGACGCGGAGAGCACATATACACGGGCAATGCGAAGGGAAAGATTCTCGTCCTCAACGCCACCACGCTTGAAATAGTGGCCAGTTTTAAGATAGTGCTCGGCAGCTCGAGCGTTACGGCGGTCAAGAGTATTGAGTTTGCCCGCCGGGGAGAGTAAGAAACCTTTGGCGTTACCGTGCGAGAGTATGATGTACTGACCAACTGCGTGATCTTTTGCAGAGCATTCCTAGTTAATACATCCGATCGCGTGATCCGCGTGTACGACTCCAAGGAGGTGGTCACTTGCGGGAAGgacggcgaaccggaacccaTACAAAAGCTACAGGATCTCGTGAACAAGTACGTGCCATGCTAGTGGACAATTCTTTGTACCTTCAGATCACATCCTTCTTTGCTTGCAGAACGACGTGGAAAAAGTGTTGCTtttccggcgacggcgagtaCATTTGTGCCGGCAGTGCCCGGCAACATGCACTGTACGTGTGGGAGAAGTCGATCGGCAACTTGGTGAAGATTCTGCACGGCACGAAGGGGGAACTGCTGCTCGATGTCGTCTGGCATCCGGTGCGCCCGATCATCGCAAGCATCAGCTCGGGGCTGGTTTCGATCTGGGCCCAAAATCAGGTCGAAAACTGGTCCGCCTTCGCGCCCGACTTTAAGGAGCTGGACGAGAACGTTGAGTACGAGGAGCGCGAGTCGGAGTTTGATCTGGCGGACGAGGACAAGTCGGTCGATTTGGCGGCAGAATCGAAACAGGACGAAGAGGTGGAGGTCGATGTGGTGTCCGCCGAGCCGATCGCGGCGTTTTGTAGTTCGGACGAGGAGTATGAGGACGAGACGGCCCTTCAGTTTCTGCCGATGGCTCCGGAGGTCGAGGATCCGGAGGATGGCTGGTGTTCGCAGGATAATGGCGACACGCTCGGTAGCGCCTTCGGTGGGTCGCTCGGCGGTGTGACGGGGGCCGTAGATTCGCTAAAGGAAAACGAACCGACGATGAAGAAACGCAAAACCAGCCAGTACGAGATAGCCCTGGACAATGCGCCGACCGACGATGTGCACCCGCTGCTgcagaacaaaacgaacaaagACAAACAGTCTGCAACGAGCAAGAAGGCGGCCGGCCGTCCACGGAAGTAACTGGGCGTAAATGtacaataaatttgaatttccattcACCACGATTATAAGTAGTTCTTTCGTTCTCGGTTAAGGATCTTGTACTCTCGAAAAGGCTGTTTGGTCTGGCTACTGACTTACAGCGCCGTGTTACCGTTTGCTCCCGATTACTTGCTCGGTGTCGGTCCTTTTATTGCCAAGTTTTGAAACTCTCAATTCGGACGGCAACACCCGTACGGCTTCGTCCGTTCCTAGACACGTAAAACAATTGGGCCGGTCCCTCTGGCACATATATGTACACAATCGCACAACAGACAAGAAAACAATGCGTGCCCACAAACACTCGAATACTAACACTACTGGTGGGGGCCGGGGCTTAACACGACGCCTCACAAACTCGCTACCGTGATATATGACCCTCCCAGGGGTTTAAGGTCTGCGCGGTTGTGTCCCGAAGACCATTGAAATAAGTCGAGCGAACCTCCGTTCCGTGCTCAGTTGATGTCCATTTCTTGGCGTGTAAATTCCTGCAGATTATTGTTGAGGAACGTCATCATGAAGCGTCGCCGCTGGTCCCGTTCGCCGTCGGTGTACACGTAAATACTGTTGCCGTAATCCGCCTTCGGTGGAAGTTGGCTGCGAATAAGAGTGCGCCCGAAAAGAGCCgctggaaaagaaagagagagaggaaatACCGATTGATAAACCAATTGTCCAATTGTAAGTCGCTTGTAGGGGTTACCGATAACATCGATCCGCGTGGTTGCGTTTGCCACCCTCAGATCCTGCAGAAATCGACAGATGTACAGAAACACGAGCCGATTCACAGGTTTAAGCTTCGCCCGAAGCAGTTCCTTGCAGCGATCGAAATTGTCCGCGTTGACAATGCATTCACGCTCGCTGATCGTGACAACCGGCTCCGGAAGGGCTTCCAGCAACAGTAGTAGGGCTTCAGCCGCGGTCTGTGGAACACCCgctgaaaatggcaaatgtttGTGTAAGTAATAAAACGGACGACAGTATTGCGGTGCAACTTACGAAACACCTCCGATGACCAACTGTCGAGCCAGTCGCGTATTTCGAGTATATTTTCGTGTTGCGCAAACTTCCGACCCGACGAAAACAGTTGTGCCGTTTGCATGCCATTCTTGCGCAAATAATCTACCAGACGCCAGATTTCGCGCGGAATGCGGAGGTTTCCACTGGCAGTGCCGGTGCCAGCCTGCGGCTCATCTTCCGTGAGATCGATCAGCTTTTCCTCTCGATCGAGCCCTACCAGCTCGTGGATGGCGTACTCGGAGACGGGTCGATTCAGCTTCATGAGCGAGTCCAGCGAAACACCGAAACAGCTGGGCCGGTACTCGCCAAAGATGGTAATGAAAATGTCTCTCCCATTCTCGACGTGCAGCACAAGAATGTCGAGCGGCACTTTGATGCCGGCCCGGGCGTCCTTAAGCTTGCTCAACATACGCGATGCCGGCCCAGCGTCGATCAGGATGTCGATGCGAATGCTGAGACTGTTGCCGGTTAGCAGCTCGCCGGAAGTGTGGCTAATGTGGATGAAATCGTCGCACACCTGGCTGGTGCGATCGTCCTTGCaggcgaaccggaagcgcaccgGCAGATGACAGTtgttggccaccagcagctcccgCGAGTACTTCTGTTTGAAGCGTATCAAACCAAAATCGAGATCGGTCTGTTCGACCGTAATCTGTGGTTGATTGTCGTTCTCGTACTTGTCCACCGTCTTCAACACTTCTTCGCTCACTCGCTTCAGCATCGCTTGGTCTTTCGTCTGGACCTgaaatgcacacacacacacacgtgcggAAGATGGTCAATAACGAATCATGTACGCTGCATGCCGCGGATGGCCCTCTGTCTTACCTCGACGTTAAAATACGCAAAGACTGGCTTGTGGTCACTCTTGCGCAGCTGCATGACACTCTCGTACCGTAGCAACTCGATCCGTTGGCCCTTCCAGAGTACCCGATCGCACCAGGCAGGCGAACGGCACTTCTCGCTGCTGTCCCATTCGTCCGTTCCCGGGTTAAACTTGTACGTTGGCCCGAACAGTATCTTGCCCTCTTTGTAGTCGCGAAACACCCGATTCCGACGCTTTTCCAAGTACAGCTGATCGTACTGATAGAGCTGGTTATAGTCGCGATCCTTGCGATTAACGTACTCCTGAGATATTTCCGGACCATCGAGCCGATAGTTGAGATCGCCGATCCAAAAGATATGGCTGAAAATGGGGAAAGAACTTACAACTCTTGTTGCAATTGGAGGTACGTCGGCTACGCTTACTGATGCTCGTCAATCGAACGCATCCGGAAGCCACTGTCGAATGACATCCGGCGGATGATTTCGTCGTGGTCGTCATTCCTACGCTCCAGTTCCTGGGTGTGGGCTGCCAGATGGGTATTgacgaagcaaaacaaagccTCATTCAGTTGAAAGCTCACGCCAACTCCACCCTTATTGCCCTGTGGTGGTCGGATTCGGAATGCGGATTAATTCAGTTGAGAGAAAACGCGATATttagcaccagcagcacagAACGTACCCATTTAAGTGTTCCCGTGCCGACGGAACCCGTTAGACAGTCGGAAATCTTCGGATAAATAGAACTTTTCACAGCGACAGTTAGCATCATGCCGACTAACCGCACTGAAACAACTTCCGTGTAGGTGGCACCCTTGTGCAGCCCGTTCATTACCTTATCGCTGCAAGGAGGAGAGACAGAGTGAAAGCATTAGAAGAACAGAGATCAACCACTGCCCAGCCGGCAACTTACACCCAAGTGCGGTCAATCTTTGTTTCGTTCATTAAAATCTTCTCCGGCGTCCATTCGATCTCCTGAAAGCCGACGGCGTAAATATCCGGGGGCTGTTCGGTCGTGGCCAGCCATTCCGGCAGCTCAATGTCGTCCGACGTTTGCCCGTTAACATTCCACGTTCCCGTATACACGCGGTACGGTTCGTGCACAATGTACTCGTGCCGGCGACGCTCCAGCTCCTCGCGAAACTTGGCGTCCCGTGTTTTCGGTGCTTGGCTTCCATCGGCAACGCTGCGATCGATGGCCAGCAGGCtgcggtcggccggtcggtagTAGTCGAGCCAATCGAATGCCTGCACCGAACGGGCTGCTTCCGGTACGGCCCGGTAGGAAGCGATCAGCGTTTTTAAGCTCTCCAGAAAGTTATCCTTCGCGCTAGTGCCATCATCCGATACGCGGTAGTAGAACGTCGTTGGTTGCCCGTCAGAGTAGATGGCAAACTGGTGGCTCGACACGGAAGCGAACCCCGATTCTGTGGAACACGAGACAggcggggaaaagaaaataaataaacccgGCGACGAGTAATGTTGCCGTTGCACGGAAACTCGTGTGCGCTACAAACCATACCCGGATTCACGTTGAATGACTCATTGATCGGGAACACGGCGCTGATCGTAAGGTCGGAGATGCTTTCCGGTGGGTAGCGGGAGATGGAGAACGAAAAGAGTGCAGCCGCCGTGCTGGAGCTCACCGTCACGAGCAAGCGGTTCTGAAAGCTATTTCCAGCGATTTGATATGCTTCCAGTATCtgaaaaaatggcccaatAAAAGTGGCGCGGCGCGTTTGCAGGAAAGTTaaggaaaagtaaacaacgtTCTCATGCGCGGGGAAAAGAAGACGgagacgaagaaaaaaaacgattaacGCCATCTGGTCTGGCCAAACATGCTATTGCGTTGGCGCTCAATTGGCACCGACACAAATTGCGTGCAGCTCACGCAATGTAAACAGTGAGGAAAACGTGCGTCAACCATTTACTCTGCGCGCCATTTGCGCGGCTCGCCGCGGTCTGCTTTGAAACGGAAAGCCATCAAACAAACCATCACCAAGGAAACGTAACACGCATCGCGCGGTTTGGTGATCAAGGGACCGAAAAGAAACCTTATCGCTACCCTCCGCCAACACCCTGGCCGGCGCAGTGGCAGAGCAacattcttttcttttcttttccgattcGCTGCTCGCACGTCACTGTTGTTTCCCCGTAGCACACGCCCGTGGTGGTTCTGCGTTTCTACGTTCgaggttttttctgcttttgatccaaatttgtaaacaaaccattATCTCAATGGCCACCGTAGGAGGAAAAGTGAGGCCGATACCAGCTTCTCGTCTCGTTCTGGCTCTCGACCCAGGTATTGCCCGGATTTTGGCTTCTTTTCGGCAGGAATTtccacacaacacacatttGCAACCATTTGCACACGGACACCAATTGAACGGAACATGCTGTTGCGATAAGAGAAGGAAACGGACGTAAGTCAGGCCGAGTATTGCCGTTATCAGGAATCGCCAAACTGGCGGAGCTTCTCGACACCATCTGTTCCGCTGCAGGTGGTATGAGTTTGGCTGCGGTGGAGGCATTTCATAAAAGGATACGGCCAGTATTGATTCTCCTTCGCGGAACTTTTGTGTCACCGtctggatgatgatgggatCATTGCTGGGACCGTTCATTTTCACATCCACCGCGATGGCGATGGGACCGCTCACGGTAAAGGTTTCACTTTTGCACTTAAACAAACGGCACACgcacgtcggtcggtcgctgctATTAAACCGAACGCAGTCACAAACCAGAACTCATTGCGATCCAACAGTTTTCCTCTCTGGCGCTGACGAACTTGTTCTACGGCTTCGttgggtttgtgttttttctgcACCAACGTCTGACAGCCGTTTTTCGCGATGCTACTGTCACCCGGAGCGTGCCCAACGGTTGCGGATGGGCCAGAAACATAGAACGGACAAAGTGCGCCCGAAGAGTTGTGTTAAAGCCTTTTTTGCTGGTGCCAATGAATGGGTTTGATATGTTACATATATAAATACTAAACAGGGGATATAATCTAACATTTTGTTGGTAACGTTAACAACTAAGCCAAAGAATCATTTTCGCCCATAGTCCAAACCGAGCCCTGCTGTCAAAAAGTCGCCTTAGCCAACCTAACATAGAATTCGTCTTCCATTCCAAAAGGGTTGTCAAACGTTTACGTTGGTGCGTTGTGCGGTGACTCAACTGCGTAGTCTACGGAAATCAGGTACGAAAACATACCCTTCCTTTGGCACTTATCGCTTCATCCGGCAACACGATCTGACGGGTTCAAAGTTTCATCAGCCAAATACGTGTCTTATGCCGACTATTTGAGCAGCTGCCGTTGCCCAAAAGCGCATCAGTTGTTGCACTTCGCGGACCGAGCCAGCATCGCAAACCCAAACATCCCGGCATAAGGCTAGCAATCTCTGTTATTTATAGACCAGTGCACTGTCGGCGAATCGCCCGCTTACACGTCTCCAATAGTGTagtgagaaaaaaagaatcaaaatgACGCTCGTGTGGGGAATCATTGCATCGTTTCTGTACGTGGAGCTCTTCA
The nucleotide sequence above comes from Anopheles bellator chromosome 1, idAnoBellAS_SP24_06.2, whole genome shotgun sequence. Encoded proteins:
- the LOC131208527 gene encoding protein PET100 homolog, mitochondrial — protein: MGGWALEIGKMALYMTFPVAMFHWFNQPEYFEKWVTDTKRQIYPPENQQHREQIEKCIRKVREQHDNELMKELEAMEKKEHKLS
- the LOC131206165 gene encoding inositol polyphosphate 5-phosphatase OCRL, whose product is MNGPSNDPIIIQTVTQKFREGESILAILEAYQIAGNSFQNRLLVTVSSSTAAALFSFSISRYPPESISDLTISAVFPINESFNVNPESGFASVSSHQFAIYSDGQPTTFYYRVSDDGTSAKDNFLESLKTLIASYRAVPEAARSVQAFDWLDYYRPADRSLLAIDRSVADGSQAPKTRDAKFREELERRRHEYIVHEPYRVYTGTWNVNGQTSDDIELPEWLATTEQPPDIYAVGFQEIEWTPEKILMNETKIDRTWVDKVMNGLHKGATYTEVVSVRLVGMMLTVAVKSSIYPKISDCLTGSVGTGTLKWGNKGGVGVSFQLNEALFCFVNTHLAAHTQELERRNDDHDEIIRRMSFDSGFRMRSIDEHHHIFWIGDLNYRLDGPEISQEYVNRKDRDYNQLYQYDQLYLEKRRNRVFRDYKEGKILFGPTYKFNPGTDEWDSSEKCRSPAWCDRVLWKGQRIELLRYESVMQLRKSDHKPVFAYFNVEVQTKDQAMLKRVSEEVLKTVDKYENDNQPQITVEQTDLDFGLIRFKQKYSRELLVANNCHLPVRFRFACKDDRTSQVCDDFIHISHTSGELLTGNSLSIRIDILIDAGPASRMLSKLKDARAGIKVPLDILVLHVENGRDIFITIFGEYRPSCFGVSLDSLMKLNRPVSEYAIHELVGLDREEKLIDLTEDEPQAGTGTASGNLRIPREIWRLVDYLRKNGMQTAQLFSSGRKFAQHENILEIRDWLDSWSSEVFPGVPQTAAEALLLLLEALPEPVVTISERECIVNADNFDRCKELLRAKLKPVNRLVFLYICRFLQDLRVANATTRIDVIAALFGRTLIRSQLPPKADYGNSIYVYTDGERDQRRRFMMTFLNNNLQEFTRQEMDIN
- the LOC131215377 gene encoding testis-expressed protein 10 homolog, which produces MGGNSRKFKKAEKSKIKLKGAKLPKGTNVTKTNFKVRKIVLPDQLKQRNLTQASVLSSKSLTLKDCLAKLRQNHASAKTEGLRGIREILGKMPSEVQTMLSNVLKDVAGLAIDVEHEVRRDCYKTLGCILASSGPSGLAPFFDLLLSFLRCAMTHIQPRIQEDSLLLLDVLLQYAPALILANRDKILPPFLDMISKLKAESKPGRTLTITLNKQSTSTGWRAKVLMRLSGILKILLESQTIKEAKPAESSDPLTEAAAGGAGMENPFAPSVAEHQPQTKHQIKHIYDTERRMFLPLIQRHLMETCPLDLLFRKSTSTEGRLSLSDRVDDGRKLKLYVEMLVPLLIESWLEVRPSGVNKQVVKEHSLSQEAASTLDLLLTIYLQLWQLTVQYCTETNNDDMKRWFREQYSADFCSHMLQGFPYYQSGGKGQNQAKKPRTAADVPGERVVDDNCYRQNFNICYFYCCLHEQNRGEKKKKADPGYGRIVEYVKRCVMNWKFRGTEATNLMLQVLRFMLLEKRGHFVNEESRALLKTLMEVYIRSRLPQDIRNRILVLFCDIIVRSDTLCRQYGEDLFTLWLKMLPNLLCKPTIDMTVLRALLCLAQRNKEAFLDVLEANAKEIISNADAIRVTNEGEPGEGFELICSLLFYIRSRGLLKELIGTGCNGVENPLQRKRLHDTLQMRLDILM
- the LOC131206166 gene encoding retinoblastoma-binding protein 5 homolog; translated protein: MNLELLESFGQNYPEEFDGSLDCISLAVTCAFNKYGTLLAVGCNDGRVVIWDFLTRGIAKIISTHVHPVCSLCWSRNGHKLLSASTDNNVCIWDVLSGDCEQKYRFPSPILKVQFHPRDDNKFLVCPMRYAAILVVVGGKHECLPLDNDGDLNIVAAFDRRGEHIYTGNAKGKILVLNATTLEIVASFKIVLGSSSVTAVKSIEFARRGEAFLVNTSDRVIRVYDSKEVVTCGKDGEPEPIQKLQDLVNKTTWKKCCFSGDGEYICAGSARQHALYVWEKSIGNLVKILHGTKGELLLDVVWHPVRPIIASISSGLVSIWAQNQVENWSAFAPDFKELDENVEYEERESEFDLADEDKSVDLAAESKQDEEVEVDVVSAEPIAAFCSSDEEYEDETALQFLPMAPEVEDPEDGWCSQDNGDTLGSAFGGSLGGVTGAVDSLKENEPTMKKRKTSQYEIALDNAPTDDVHPLLQNKTNKDKQSATSKKAAGRPRK
- the LOC131208518 gene encoding protein LTV1 homolog, coding for MPKKKFIDKKNAVTFRLVNRSQQDPLYVDESAPQNVLLPVRIPEKYANLAGGIKRQSTSGVKIDPTKRKTEQAKFGIYYDDDYNYLQHLREPGRNEVFWEPIDTKATKEQPGAKNVSIKLPSSVFASEYEEKEGIMKKAANARPGPRPDWDPDVVAALDEDFDFDNPDNELEDNFMDLAMQEGGTDGYLEAVDEDEDEYDSEGPMDGDYFDEEQDRLGPLGDTFGREETKSRFTEYSMSSSVIRRNEQLTLLDDRFEKFYEQYDDPEVGALDCEEIEGHVEVNDDVLLQYAEAYQRENDDQFDLAKEKEWIKERVLKFQEEDDDEEELVEMPVEDDAEKKWDCESILSTYSNIYNHPKLIDEPKRCRKIEINSKTGLPAHVLGSDGDKLTIKSLAKLEQGGSNSKQDGPKSLCDQSVISTLSVLSIRPKDESPEEKRERKKLLKEYRTERRIERKANTLAFKQEKKIQEKNKINNQVNTGQRIV